In a genomic window of Actinomycetota bacterium:
- a CDS encoding acetyl-CoA carboxylase carboxyltransferase subunit alpha has protein sequence MEFERPLAALEDKLADLAKLDVHTPELDAEIAALTAEVERIRATLYVDLGPWERVQVARHPDRPKTQDYVAGLFTDVFEMHGDRSYGDDEAIFAGLGTLGERRCVVFGHRKGADIKENIRRNFGQPHPEGFRKARRAMELAGKFGLPVVSFLDTAGAFPGLEAEERGQAWAIAECLATLSDLPVPVVVVGIGEGGSGGALAIGFGDRLIMLENAYYSVISPEMCALILHKDSDRASETAGCLDLTAPDLVRHGIADEIVSEPPGGAHVAPDVVVAAVGERVAAALDSLADLTGEELVERRYARLRSMGEFTE, from the coding sequence ATGGAGTTCGAGCGGCCGCTCGCCGCGCTCGAGGACAAGCTCGCCGACCTCGCCAAGCTCGACGTCCACACCCCCGAGCTCGACGCCGAGATCGCCGCGCTGACCGCCGAGGTCGAGCGCATCCGCGCGACGCTCTACGTCGACCTGGGGCCGTGGGAACGCGTGCAGGTCGCGCGCCACCCGGACCGGCCGAAGACGCAGGACTACGTGGCCGGGCTGTTCACGGACGTGTTCGAGATGCACGGCGACCGCTCGTACGGCGACGACGAGGCCATCTTCGCGGGCCTCGGCACGCTCGGCGAGCGCCGGTGCGTGGTGTTCGGGCACCGCAAGGGCGCCGACATCAAGGAGAACATCCGTCGCAACTTCGGCCAGCCACACCCCGAGGGCTTCCGCAAGGCACGCCGCGCGATGGAGCTGGCCGGGAAGTTCGGCCTGCCGGTCGTGAGCTTCCTCGACACCGCCGGTGCGTTTCCCGGCCTCGAGGCCGAGGAACGCGGCCAGGCGTGGGCTATCGCCGAGTGCCTTGCGACGCTGTCGGACCTGCCCGTGCCGGTCGTCGTGGTCGGCATCGGTGAGGGCGGCAGCGGGGGCGCGCTGGCGATCGGGTTCGGCGACCGCCTCATCATGCTCGAGAACGCGTACTACTCGGTCATCTCGCCCGAGATGTGCGCGCTCATCCTGCACAAGGACTCGGACCGAGCGTCCGAGACGGCCGGCTGCCTCGACCTGACCGCGCCGGACCTCGTGCGCCACGGCATCGCCGACGAGATCGTCAGCGAGCCGCCGGGCGGGGCGCACGTCGCCCCGGACGTCGTTGTCGCGGCGGTCGGGGAGAGGGTGGCCGCGGCGCTCGACTCGCTGGCGGACCTCACGGGTGAGGAGCTCGTGGAGCGGCGCTACGCCCGCCTGCGCTCGATGGGCGAGTTCACGGAGTAG